From the genome of Nitrosopumilus sp., one region includes:
- a CDS encoding prefoldin subunit beta — protein MSSPQMPPWLQEQLVKMQQSQQNLQSIMTQKQHLDIEKAETQKALEELKKIADDDTVFKQAGTILIKSKKQELIDELNERIEMTKTRSTVLEKQETRLKETLKEQEAKITEMMKGSSPNTPPVEDNPRK, from the coding sequence ATGTCCTCACCGCAAATGCCACCATGGCTTCAGGAACAACTTGTAAAAATGCAGCAGTCTCAACAAAACCTGCAGTCAATCATGACTCAAAAGCAGCATCTTGATATTGAAAAAGCTGAAACACAAAAAGCTCTTGAAGAATTGAAAAAAATAGCTGATGATGATACAGTTTTCAAACAAGCTGGAACCATTCTGATTAAATCAAAAAAGCAAGAACTGATTGACGAGTTGAATGAAAGAATTGAGATGACTAAGACACGTTCAACCGTTCTTGAAAAACAAGAAACACGTCTCAAGGAAACTCTCAAAGAGCAAGAGGCAAAAATAACCGAAATGATGAAAGGCAGTTCTCCAAATACTCCGCCTGTTGAAGACAACCCTCGAAAATAA
- a CDS encoding heavy metal resistance protein CzcA: MKLENLRIVVDEREKKSGIPDLLKSVGLNLEMKTLPIGDYIVAPETVVERKSIRDLMASVFDGRLFDQCSRLKENFEHPIVLVEGNVDEIEEITENPLIFYGAISTVVLDFKIPVIPTPSAAHTAKLLVSMCSRKDAPKGPYLKKIKKSSDLEKQQLSVLCSLPGIGEKFAIRMLTKFGTPLKVFSATTSELAKVEGLGESRAKKIKKTLDSKSKFLNITNQKTLHDL; the protein is encoded by the coding sequence GTGAAATTAGAAAATCTTCGAATTGTTGTAGACGAAAGAGAAAAAAAAAGTGGAATTCCTGATCTTTTGAAATCGGTCGGTTTGAATCTTGAAATGAAAACGCTTCCGATAGGAGATTATATTGTTGCACCTGAAACCGTTGTTGAAAGAAAGAGTATTCGTGATCTAATGGCTTCAGTTTTTGACGGACGACTATTTGATCAGTGTTCTAGGCTAAAGGAGAACTTTGAGCATCCCATTGTTCTTGTGGAGGGCAATGTCGATGAGATTGAAGAAATAACTGAGAATCCTCTGATATTTTATGGTGCAATTTCAACTGTGGTACTTGATTTTAAAATCCCTGTAATTCCTACTCCAAGTGCTGCCCATACTGCAAAATTACTGGTATCCATGTGTTCTAGGAAAGATGCTCCAAAAGGACCATATTTGAAAAAAATTAAAAAATCTTCTGATTTAGAAAAACAACAGCTTTCTGTACTTTGTAGTTTGCCTGGAATTGGAGAAAAATTTGCGATTAGAATGCTTACAAAATTCGGAACTCCGTTGAAAGTTTTCAGTGCAACTACTTCTGAATTGGCAAAAGTTGAAGGTCTGGGGGAATCTAGAGCAAAAAAAATTAAAAAAACTCTGGACTCTAAAAGTAAATTTCTTAATATTACAAATCAAAAAACTTTACATGATTTGTGA
- a CDS encoding nucleotide-binding protein, with amino-acid sequence MDFRILDASAFYAGVPFRSSEDCYTTSSVYDEIKHIKKNHDALGTLLETNRLKIREPGFESMKHAIEKSKDTGDFPQLSKPDISIIALGMEMNGEIISDDFAILNVAKNLGLKVSPIMTKGIKVVGRWIHYCPGCKISHSKGKECPICGTPLKRKLLKAK; translated from the coding sequence TTGGATTTTAGGATTTTAGATGCAAGTGCATTTTATGCAGGAGTACCATTTAGATCATCAGAAGATTGCTACACCACATCTTCAGTTTATGATGAAATAAAACACATAAAGAAAAATCACGATGCGTTGGGAACATTACTTGAGACAAACAGATTAAAAATTAGAGAGCCAGGATTTGAATCAATGAAACATGCAATAGAAAAATCCAAAGACACAGGAGATTTTCCCCAATTATCAAAACCAGATATTTCCATCATTGCACTCGGCATGGAAATGAATGGTGAAATAATTAGCGATGATTTTGCAATTTTAAATGTGGCCAAGAATTTAGGCCTAAAAGTATCTCCAATCATGACAAAGGGGATAAAGGTAGTAGGAAGGTGGATTCATTATTGTCCAGGATGTAAAATTAGTCACAGCAAAGGCAAGGAATGTCCAATTTGTGGAACGCCTCTAAAAAGAAAATTATTGAAGGCAAAATAG
- a CDS encoding NAD(+)/NADH kinase — MKLQKVAIVSKVGSKDSEQAARDVTKKFLAKKSKVFTISPIMVEGAKQIETLEELKKEKLDLVVTLGGDGTTLRVFRSLENETPILTINVGGNRGILAEITIEEIDEAINQILKDNFFLDKRIRVVASCGGKIFPPALNEIYITRTNLTKTAEIKIKFQNDIVKQKMDGLIIATPSGSTGHSFSLGGPILHESLDILIITPVAPVYRLASLIVPDEKIEITCSHDCNIAMDAQVVKSVGYGETITIKKYQKPAAFVRLKKRGLRQMSKLGF; from the coding sequence TTGAAGTTACAAAAAGTGGCCATAGTAAGCAAAGTAGGTTCTAAGGATTCCGAGCAGGCTGCAAGGGATGTGACAAAAAAATTCTTGGCAAAAAAATCAAAAGTATTTACGATTTCACCAATCATGGTTGAAGGAGCCAAACAAATTGAAACATTAGAAGAGCTAAAAAAGGAAAAATTAGATTTAGTAGTGACCCTAGGAGGGGACGGAACGACCCTCAGAGTTTTCAGGAGTCTAGAAAATGAAACACCAATTTTGACAATTAACGTAGGAGGAAATAGAGGCATCTTGGCAGAAATTACGATTGAAGAGATAGATGAGGCAATTAACCAGATTCTAAAAGATAACTTCTTTTTGGATAAAAGAATCAGAGTTGTTGCGTCTTGCGGAGGAAAAATATTTCCACCAGCATTAAATGAAATTTACATCACTAGAACAAACTTGACAAAAACTGCAGAAATAAAAATCAAATTTCAAAATGACATAGTGAAGCAAAAGATGGACGGGCTTATCATTGCGACTCCAAGCGGATCCACAGGACATTCGTTTTCATTAGGAGGTCCAATATTGCATGAGAGTTTAGACATATTGATCATCACGCCAGTCGCCCCTGTGTACAGACTAGCATCCCTGATAGTTCCAGATGAGAAAATCGAAATAACATGTTCTCATGATTGTAACATTGCAATGGATGCACAAGTTGTCAAATCGGTAGGATACGGGGAAACAATCACGATTAAGAAATACCAAAAGCCTGCAGCCTTTGTAAGATTAAAAAAACGAGGGCTAAGACAAATGAGCAAGCTTGGATTTTAG
- a CDS encoding sulfurtransferase, whose translation MNYAHPEVLVDTEWVSQNPPNENRKLVEVDYDPVNGYQKGHVTGASLIWWKRDINDPVTRDIISKKEFESLMSKHGITADTEVILYGDFNNWFAAFVFWVFKIYGHKNLKVMNGGRKKWELENKDYTTDEPQIASTSYVAQPPDEGLRAYLFDVSRALGKEDSVMVDVRSPAEFTGTITAPPEYPMEHAQRGGHIPDANNIPWATAVNDADGTFKTVEELKQNYEPKGVTPDKDVICYCRIGERSSHSWFVLKYLLGYPKVRNYDGSWTEWGNMIGNPVEK comes from the coding sequence ATGAATTATGCACATCCTGAAGTTTTAGTTGATACTGAATGGGTATCTCAAAACCCCCCTAATGAAAATCGAAAATTAGTTGAAGTTGATTATGATCCTGTAAATGGATATCAAAAAGGTCATGTTACTGGTGCCAGTTTAATTTGGTGGAAACGAGATATCAATGATCCTGTCACAAGAGATATCATTAGCAAAAAAGAATTTGAATCTTTAATGTCTAAACATGGAATCACCGCAGATACTGAAGTAATTCTTTATGGTGACTTTAACAATTGGTTTGCCGCATTTGTTTTTTGGGTCTTCAAAATATATGGACACAAAAATCTAAAGGTCATGAATGGTGGACGAAAAAAATGGGAGTTAGAAAATAAAGACTATACTACTGATGAGCCTCAAATAGCGTCAACAAGTTATGTTGCACAACCTCCAGATGAGGGACTACGTGCATATCTATTTGATGTAAGCAGAGCATTAGGAAAAGAAGATTCTGTAATGGTTGATGTAAGATCTCCTGCAGAATTCACAGGTACAATTACGGCACCTCCTGAGTATCCGATGGAACATGCGCAAAGAGGAGGACATATTCCTGATGCTAATAATATTCCATGGGCAACGGCAGTAAATGATGCTGATGGTACGTTCAAAACTGTTGAAGAGCTAAAGCAAAACTATGAGCCAAAAGGCGTCACACCTGACAAAGATGTGATCTGCTATTGCAGAATTGGAGAGCGTTCTTCACACAGTTGGTTTGTATTGAAATACCTACTTGGATATCCAAAAGTTCGAAACTATGATGGTTCCTGGACTGAATGGGGAAACATGATAGGAAATCCTGTGGAAAAATAA
- a CDS encoding ferredoxin yields MSLLLKDRVWSMEAPTAKRGVYPLHGFKLGLYRLPILLEDPVELQSVHDGLKKAFEMDMYADRIYATYRWKEQNMDDPDEKGYEEVDLSVTVEIVTGEVVDIIYQIFPIEKFGDPNWVKDYRKKADHFAKMVIDTILRNTILADKMISYYAKTEKISEIAAIQKLEELTPLAKIVLGAKPKPVEAAEDDIEEDDSAIEIPDGAKPGPIDVDYKSKLKPSSSFAAAEHTIKTWGRRGQNNGIMGVWGEFVSVDYDICIADGGCLEACPVGVYEWFDTPGNPGSDQKPLMSKEPDCIFCLACEGVCPPQAIKIYEQK; encoded by the coding sequence ATGTCTTTATTGCTAAAAGATCGAGTTTGGTCTATGGAAGCACCTACTGCAAAACGTGGCGTGTATCCATTACATGGATTCAAACTTGGACTTTACAGGTTGCCTATTCTACTTGAAGATCCTGTGGAGTTGCAGTCTGTCCATGATGGTCTCAAGAAGGCATTTGAAATGGACATGTATGCTGATAGGATTTATGCAACATATCGTTGGAAAGAACAAAACATGGATGATCCTGATGAGAAGGGTTATGAAGAAGTTGACTTGTCTGTTACCGTAGAAATTGTTACTGGAGAGGTGGTAGATATCATTTATCAAATTTTCCCAATTGAAAAATTTGGTGATCCTAATTGGGTTAAAGACTATAGAAAGAAGGCAGATCATTTTGCAAAAATGGTGATTGACACAATTTTACGAAATACTATTTTGGCTGACAAAATGATCTCATATTATGCTAAAACTGAAAAGATTTCAGAAATTGCCGCCATTCAAAAACTAGAAGAACTAACACCTTTGGCTAAAATTGTACTTGGTGCAAAACCAAAACCGGTTGAGGCAGCTGAAGATGATATAGAAGAGGATGATTCTGCAATTGAAATTCCTGATGGTGCAAAACCTGGACCAATTGACGTTGATTACAAATCAAAATTGAAACCCTCTTCATCATTTGCAGCAGCAGAGCATACTATCAAAACTTGGGGTAGGCGAGGTCAAAATAATGGTATTATGGGAGTATGGGGAGAATTTGTTTCAGTAGATTATGACATCTGTATTGCAGATGGTGGATGTCTTGAAGCATGTCCTGTAGGAGTTTACGAATGGTTTGACACTCCTGGAAATCCGGGTTCTGATCAGAAACCTCTGATGTCTAAAGAACCTGATTGTATTTTCTGCCTTGCATGTGAAGGTGTTTGTCCTCCGCAAGCAATAAAGATCTATGAGCAAAAATAA
- a CDS encoding glycosyltransferase, with amino-acid sequence MAVNPFTQFVFDLFIISAIIITAYTVNFYYLAFISRTRKEVRPTVDWGTPSITIQLPIYNEKYVAKRLVDAVCNLDYPQDKLQIMVCDDSDDDTVELLRGVVDDYKKQGYRIEHMRRGTRKGYKAGALKHAMQTTDTDLVAIFDADFIPPVWFLKRAIPHFSKSNIGLVQCRWGHVNENYSTITQVQALSIDFHFLMEQKAKSNSHLFMNFNGTAGIWRRECIEDAGGWHTATLVEDLDLSYRAQMKGWKCLFLPDIVVDAELPAQINGAKRQQFRWAKGSIQCAVKLLFDIGLKRNVGIEAKIQAFIQLTRHIVYPLVLIQFLTLPILLASQVNLYVVSVLPALTIATYLAMGPGAYLIVIHGMYGKSWKSKAKLLPALLVYNAGMSVNNTVAVFDAVLGKKNEFHRTPKYGIVTKQDDWRDKAYNLPFTQTTLLEIFFGVYGIMGIFIALFSNNPVFIPIILLQAIGFFYIAYLSLSHTRFKRNKSSKNRLRTKKEKMANTVYKLSMIGILAIIVFGGYMAISGYDADIYPLDRIRGNLDGIMASSDPDAIRSHLVEIQSDLDILMMNLPETANADGEIVSRNPVWLFATESTNFLRIQNNIDTMFVSVDEISSLSKDNSAYHTGMLDINARASLLKVNIMDATPYMYVSPENMLFSTVWIAAIIGIFAALKRKKDQMNKVDEE; translated from the coding sequence ATGGCCGTCAATCCTTTCACTCAATTTGTTTTTGATCTGTTTATCATTTCAGCTATCATCATCACTGCATACACTGTAAATTTCTATTATTTGGCATTCATTTCAAGAACCCGAAAAGAAGTCCGCCCTACTGTTGATTGGGGCACTCCTAGCATTACCATTCAATTACCAATTTACAATGAAAAATATGTTGCAAAGAGACTTGTTGATGCAGTTTGCAATTTGGATTATCCGCAAGACAAACTTCAGATAATGGTATGTGATGATTCTGATGATGATACTGTTGAACTTCTTAGGGGTGTGGTTGATGATTATAAAAAACAAGGATATCGAATTGAACATATGAGACGTGGAACAAGAAAAGGGTACAAAGCAGGCGCATTGAAACATGCAATGCAGACAACTGATACTGATCTTGTTGCCATTTTTGACGCTGATTTTATTCCTCCTGTATGGTTTCTTAAACGAGCAATTCCCCATTTTTCAAAATCAAACATAGGATTAGTCCAATGCAGATGGGGGCATGTAAATGAAAATTATTCCACCATAACTCAGGTTCAGGCACTGAGTATAGATTTTCATTTTCTTATGGAGCAAAAAGCAAAAAGCAATTCCCATCTTTTTATGAATTTTAATGGGACTGCAGGAATTTGGAGACGTGAATGCATAGAGGATGCTGGGGGATGGCATACTGCAACACTAGTTGAAGATCTGGATCTTAGCTATAGAGCCCAAATGAAAGGCTGGAAATGCCTGTTTCTACCTGACATAGTGGTTGACGCTGAATTGCCTGCTCAAATCAACGGGGCTAAAAGGCAACAGTTTCGTTGGGCAAAGGGCTCTATCCAATGTGCTGTCAAATTACTTTTTGATATTGGCTTGAAACGTAATGTTGGAATTGAGGCAAAAATTCAGGCATTTATACAACTCACCCGTCATATCGTTTATCCATTAGTACTCATACAATTTTTGACATTGCCCATACTGTTGGCATCTCAAGTTAATCTCTATGTGGTTAGTGTCCTTCCCGCATTGACAATTGCAACATATCTTGCAATGGGACCTGGTGCATACCTTATCGTCATACATGGAATGTATGGTAAATCATGGAAGTCAAAAGCAAAACTGCTTCCCGCATTACTTGTTTACAATGCTGGTATGTCCGTTAACAACACCGTTGCCGTTTTTGATGCTGTACTTGGTAAGAAAAATGAATTTCATCGAACCCCAAAATATGGAATCGTAACAAAGCAAGATGATTGGAGAGACAAGGCATACAACTTACCTTTTACACAAACAACTCTCTTGGAAATATTCTTTGGTGTTTATGGAATCATGGGGATCTTCATTGCCCTATTTTCAAACAACCCTGTTTTCATACCAATCATTTTACTTCAAGCGATTGGATTTTTTTACATTGCGTACTTGAGTTTATCTCATACGCGGTTTAAAAGAAATAAATCAAGTAAAAATAGATTGAGGACCAAGAAGGAAAAAATGGCAAATACTGTTTACAAACTTTCCATGATTGGAATACTTGCAATTATTGTTTTTGGTGGATATATGGCTATCTCTGGCTATGATGCTGACATCTATCCTCTTGACAGAATCCGGGGAAATCTTGATGGAATCATGGCTTCATCGGATCCTGATGCCATTCGTAGCCATCTGGTGGAAATTCAATCTGATTTGGATATTTTAATGATGAATCTGCCTGAGACAGCCAATGCTGATGGTGAAATTGTTTCAAGAAATCCTGTCTGGCTATTTGCTACAGAATCTACGAATTTCCTCAGAATACAAAACAACATAGACACAATGTTTGTAAGCGTTGATGAAATTTCCTCCCTTTCAAAGGACAATTCTGCATATCATACGGGCATGTTGGACATCAATGCTAGGGCGTCATTATTGAAAGTCAACATCATGGATGCGACACCCTACATGTATGTAAGTCCAGAAAACATGCTGTTTAGTACAGTTTGGATTGCTGCAATCATTGGAATTTTTGCAGCATTAAAAAGGAAGAAAGATCAGATGAACAAAGTAGATGAAGAATAG
- a CDS encoding chemotaxis protein codes for MYMASKTANEKTAKLVKEIIKKEPTATAVLKKIDMVSDSNKALQKEIKAMSKIFGENQEVLISMKIMIDTLASTLEHIQKQSKQINVIEDDTQKLYAELNQVKTQTDLVSKINEQTEKLEKEISKITEMQKASKPQETSQQLEDNVNSIRNNSQMIIKIAQRIDEVRDDLRKVSRKTDSFLEIGSEIDNLKNNVEEISGQTAKLDTGTQIVESLKQEFEKITEEITHASNLNTELDAIKVTIDAISSKASGIDSLEGVIDSLKQQFDAISSKANSADNMSKKSIKELGDKIDKIETNIGTLVQKTESTAIVGEGLKSIQGEVSNFKQDVFDKTKNIEQKISQVSDALKKQDNTTSEFHKKSEKLFDEIQEIRSFVGKSSDHSSKEMMALLKLSEYQSNIRMNSESKYGMPKDIEKMASQTTDIVNLFDKISDETGENIPLPQEVREWAISKILDCADKWEVRFGDVYSILSNIIGRDTLKESIRIQQVRDIYGIRAVDEIRKDLNIS; via the coding sequence ATTTACATGGCTTCCAAAACTGCAAATGAAAAAACGGCGAAACTTGTAAAAGAGATCATAAAAAAAGAACCAACAGCCACAGCAGTACTTAAGAAAATAGACATGGTTTCGGATTCAAACAAGGCATTGCAAAAGGAAATCAAGGCCATGTCAAAGATTTTTGGTGAAAACCAAGAAGTCCTGATTTCAATGAAAATAATGATCGACACGTTAGCATCCACACTGGAACACATACAGAAACAATCAAAACAAATCAATGTGATAGAAGATGACACTCAGAAACTATACGCAGAACTGAATCAAGTCAAAACACAGACAGATCTAGTCAGTAAAATTAATGAACAAACAGAAAAACTAGAAAAAGAAATCAGCAAAATTACAGAGATGCAAAAAGCATCAAAACCACAAGAAACATCTCAGCAGCTAGAAGACAATGTAAATTCGATTAGAAACAACTCTCAGATGATCATCAAGATTGCCCAAAGAATAGACGAGGTCAGAGATGATCTCAGGAAAGTTTCTAGAAAAACAGACTCGTTTTTAGAGATTGGTTCTGAGATAGATAATTTAAAAAACAACGTTGAAGAAATTTCAGGCCAGACTGCAAAACTAGACACAGGAACTCAAATTGTTGAAAGCCTCAAGCAGGAATTTGAGAAAATTACAGAAGAGATCACACATGCTTCAAATCTCAATACAGAACTAGATGCAATCAAAGTGACAATTGACGCCATATCGTCTAAAGCCTCAGGAATTGATTCGTTGGAAGGGGTGATTGATAGTCTCAAACAACAATTTGACGCCATATCGTCTAAAGCAAATTCTGCAGATAATATGAGCAAGAAATCCATCAAGGAATTGGGAGATAAAATTGACAAGATTGAGACTAATATTGGAACACTGGTGCAAAAAACAGAATCCACAGCAATAGTTGGAGAAGGACTCAAATCAATTCAAGGCGAAGTTTCCAATTTTAAGCAAGATGTTTTTGACAAAACAAAAAACATTGAACAAAAAATTTCTCAGGTTTCAGATGCCCTTAAAAAACAAGACAATACAACTAGTGAGTTTCACAAAAAGTCAGAAAAACTTTTTGATGAAATACAAGAAATTAGGAGTTTTGTAGGCAAGTCATCAGATCATTCATCAAAAGAGATGATGGCATTGTTAAAACTTTCAGAATATCAATCCAACATCAGGATGAACTCAGAGTCAAAATACGGAATGCCAAAAGACATAGAAAAAATGGCATCACAGACTACAGACATTGTAAATTTGTTTGACAAAATTTCAGACGAAACTGGAGAAAACATCCCATTACCTCAAGAAGTAAGGGAATGGGCAATAAGCAAAATTTTAGATTGTGCAGACAAATGGGAAGTTAGATTTGGCGACGTCTATTCAATTCTATCCAACATAATAGGCAGGGACACGTTAAAGGAATCAATTAGAATTCAACAAGTAAGAGACATTTATGGAATAAGAGCGGTGGATGAAATCAGAAAAGATCTAAATATTTCTTAG
- a CDS encoding cation:proton antiporter: MQNTFLQLDSSGIQSSLNSTVSSLIEQVTPELPHTSFVTDLAFIMIIGAVITLAFFKIKQPLIIGYLFAGMLIGPLSPLWSWILPIGDTSTDVLEGVGILSDISALNLFAEIGVILLLFVIGIEFPYAKIKSIGRVAVGVGSVGLFSTLGVLFYTASALGLEFMDALFISAALSVSSTAIIVKLLEEMGRIKKESSILILGILIVEDVIAVILISSLQSIALVGTVSVESVVVIVLVAAGLIVGTFTIGTRVIPPLIDRVAAAEHREILLLSVLGLCFGYALFANIVGLSVAIGAFLAGVLVAESKSAEVAKLLSSPIKDMFVAIFFISVGALMDVSQLGDYIFVAIALIAVATGMKFGGNMIGNLIFRQKRGKAMRSAFTLAAPRGEFSIVIVKVGVDIGAVSAFMFPLIGIISIVTAFISPFLVKAGDKIIPALEEKEDA, translated from the coding sequence ATGCAGAACACATTTCTTCAGTTGGATTCAAGTGGAATTCAAAGTTCTCTTAACAGTACTGTATCTAGCTTAATCGAGCAAGTCACTCCTGAGTTACCTCACACAAGCTTTGTGACTGATTTGGCATTTATCATGATTATAGGTGCCGTGATCACGCTTGCCTTTTTTAAAATAAAACAACCGTTGATAATTGGCTATCTTTTTGCTGGAATGCTGATAGGACCGCTCTCTCCATTGTGGTCTTGGATTTTACCTATAGGTGACACGTCAACTGATGTTTTGGAGGGTGTGGGGATCCTATCTGACATATCCGCGTTGAATCTCTTTGCAGAAATTGGCGTCATACTGCTTCTTTTTGTAATTGGGATAGAATTTCCGTATGCAAAAATCAAAAGTATTGGACGTGTGGCGGTTGGAGTTGGAAGTGTGGGATTGTTTTCCACATTGGGTGTGTTATTTTACACTGCCAGTGCGTTGGGTTTGGAATTCATGGATGCATTGTTTATTTCAGCTGCATTGTCTGTATCAAGTACTGCAATAATTGTCAAACTTTTAGAGGAGATGGGAAGGATAAAAAAAGAATCTTCTATACTGATTCTTGGTATACTGATTGTAGAGGACGTAATTGCCGTTATTCTGATTTCCTCATTGCAGTCTATCGCTCTGGTTGGAACTGTGTCTGTAGAATCTGTTGTCGTGATAGTTTTGGTTGCAGCTGGCCTGATAGTTGGAACGTTTACTATTGGAACCCGTGTAATTCCGCCTTTGATTGACAGGGTTGCAGCAGCAGAACATCGTGAAATCTTGTTGCTTAGCGTTCTTGGACTCTGTTTTGGATATGCGTTATTTGCCAATATTGTGGGATTATCTGTTGCAATAGGTGCATTTCTTGCTGGAGTGCTTGTAGCTGAATCTAAATCTGCTGAGGTTGCGAAATTACTCTCAAGTCCAATTAAGGACATGTTTGTAGCGATCTTTTTTATTTCTGTAGGTGCCTTGATGGACGTTTCGCAGCTTGGGGATTACATATTTGTGGCAATTGCCCTAATTGCAGTAGCTACGGGAATGAAGTTTGGAGGAAACATGATTGGAAACCTTATCTTCAGACAGAAACGTGGTAAAGCAATGCGTTCAGCATTCACATTGGCAGCTCCAAGGGGGGAATTTTCTATTGTAATAGTAAAGGTTGGTGTGGACATTGGCGCTGTAAGTGCTTTCATGTTCCCTCTCATAGGCATAATTTCAATTGTCACTGCGTTTATCTCTCCATTTTTAGTAAAGGCTGGAGATAAAATAATTCCTGCCTTGGAAGAAAAAGAAGATGCCTGA
- a CDS encoding 50S ribosomal protein L16: MHGANYRDGKGQVFTRKEYIKGKPQIKIAKFQGGKRGTYQYCVQLLLNEKIQIRHMAIESTRLAANKTLEKTTGETGYYSRLRIYPHNLLRENKQIATAGADRVSEGMRRSWGKATSLGARVKQGQCIMELYVNGDMHLQAAKKALHGSCVKLPGTPLIKVIDWNKASP; the protein is encoded by the coding sequence ATGCATGGTGCAAATTATAGAGATGGAAAAGGCCAGGTTTTCACCAGAAAGGAGTACATTAAAGGAAAGCCGCAAATCAAAATTGCAAAATTCCAAGGCGGTAAAAGAGGCACATATCAGTACTGTGTTCAATTACTACTGAATGAAAAAATTCAGATTAGACATATGGCCATTGAATCAACTAGACTAGCAGCTAACAAGACATTAGAAAAAACAACGGGTGAAACAGGTTATTATTCCAGACTCAGAATATATCCACATAATCTGCTTAGAGAAAATAAACAAATTGCAACTGCAGGTGCAGACAGAGTTTCAGAGGGAATGCGAAGATCATGGGGCAAAGCAACCAGCTTAGGTGCCAGAGTTAAACAAGGTCAATGTATCATGGAATTATACGTAAATGGTGACATGCATTTGCAAGCTGCGAAAAAAGCATTGCACGGTTCATGTGTGAAATTACCAGGTACACCGTTGATCAAAGTGATCGATTGGAACAAGGCGTCACCATAG
- the endA gene encoding tRNA-intron lyase — protein sequence MEDTAPVVNGEMISDQACISDKSMIHELAQKGFGELEEEQLFLKSFETLYLLYVNRLILKKNKKQIDFNSFMGICQKIDSEILTKFLIFRDLRNRGYVVKDGFGFGSDFRVYERGHYGEKGAKFLIFGLNEGQQEKMGNLQKKVDEITQMGKEPIIAVIERRGEVIYYKINKMNFYENKSGLDESFNM from the coding sequence ATGGAAGATACTGCCCCTGTAGTAAACGGTGAGATGATTTCAGATCAAGCATGTATATCTGATAAGAGTATGATTCATGAACTCGCTCAAAAAGGATTTGGGGAACTGGAAGAAGAACAGCTATTTCTAAAGTCATTTGAAACTCTTTATTTACTGTATGTGAATAGACTAATCTTAAAAAAGAACAAGAAGCAAATTGATTTTAATTCTTTTATGGGGATTTGTCAAAAAATTGATTCTGAAATTCTTACAAAGTTTCTGATATTTCGTGATCTGCGAAATAGGGGCTATGTCGTAAAAGATGGTTTTGGTTTTGGTTCTGATTTTAGGGTTTATGAGAGAGGTCATTATGGTGAAAAAGGCGCAAAGTTTCTCATATTTGGTCTTAATGAAGGACAGCAAGAAAAGATGGGAAATCTCCAAAAGAAAGTGGATGAAATTACTCAGATGGGAAAAGAGCCAATTATTGCAGTGATTGAGCGTAGGGGTGAGGTGATTTACTATAAAATCAATAAAATGAATTTTTATGAAAATAAATCTGGGTTGGATGAATCATTTAACATGTAA